One window from the genome of Pieris napi chromosome 3, ilPieNapi1.2, whole genome shotgun sequence encodes:
- the LOC125063139 gene encoding zinc finger protein on ecdysone puffs isoform X5: MANRRPPPSGRRMDFMRNDRGKNFRPGVSPWQGGAPGNDIPNLLPITGGSTEATLALASNIINLLQPRQNSVPSLLDMPIRRDFGPPMGRFDRGYPPNRMGNQGNFRRTGNYNRSGERMNSNRKPFRPNDGQRQQNKSSPKKDADSKNKPKESEQEKEKSDGTEKVEDKQEEKKDSQKTRYDDINQQLLRCHICNKSMWDGRSFENHLSGRAHSIMMQKTVESYALTADTMRQEFKIRDMKRNRKSGQQPNRDFYCAMCDMYAADGSGHRTTVGHRKLKKYLHPTCTACHKEMPTRIELDEHRLTPEHLRMIQDKQDVSGKLKPEVMMISNLQAEQQYLRDDRDRQRNRKHMGDKGKNKAEKEVEGQEKEKEDGDKEKVDGDKEKVDGDEEKADEEVKVKESIDKEDTILDYTEGEDLTNITDDKYPVYSTERGVGRSFLSEFKCFQCQLCKKLLDSEETAEVHLRTWRHHQLFVRLLNEKSGKDQTIETREPFKRPHNIEESGNWKRRKTSPEPNDSEEAAENGHNAASVKEEKADDVDMEGEAIGESESPKADDLEDWVQSVDELLEEVDNDNDASAEINEKDVEKEDADKQPESKIKVEDNTITDEEIEIKSEVMSEEENPPSKRVTRGRGRGRRRN, translated from the exons ATGGCCAACCGAAGACCTCCTCCCAGTGGACGACGTATGGACTTCATGCGAAACGATCGAGGAAAGAACTTTCGCCCGGGCGTGTCACCATGGCAGGGGGGAGCACCAGGCAACGATATTCCCAATTTGTTACCTATAACTGGTGGCTCAACTGAAGCTACTCTTGCCTTGGCGAGCAACATCATCAACCTTCTTCAGCCCCGTCAAAACTCAGTCCCGTCTTTACTTGACATGCCTATTCGTCGTGACTTTGGTCCACCTATGGGACGGTTTGATCGTGGATACCCACCTAATCGG ATGGGCAATCAAGGTAATTTCCGGCGAACGGGAAATTACAACCGCTCTGGTGAGCGTATGAACAGCAATCGTAAGCCATTCAGGCCCAATGATGGGCAAAGGCAACAAAACAAGAGTTCCCCGAAAAAGGATGCCGACTCTAAAAATAAACCCAAGGAGAG TGAACAAGAAAAGGAGAAGTCTGATGGTACTGAAAAAGTGGAAGACAAGCAAGAAGAGAAGAAAGACAGTCAAAAGACCAGATATGATGATATTAATCAGCAACTATTGAGGTGCCATATCTGTAACAAGAGTATGTGGGATGGAAGATCTTTTGAAAATCACCTAAGTGGGCGGGCTCACTCCATCATGATGCAAAAGACAGTTGAGAGCTATGCCTTGACTGCAGATACTATGAGACAGGAGTTTAAG ATTCGCGACATGAAACGCAACCGTAAATCGGGGCAGCAACCGAACCGCGACTTCTACTGTGCTATGTGTGATATGTATGCAGCAGATGGATCTGGTCATCGCACCACTGTCGGCCACCGCAAGCTGAAGAAATATCTACACCCCACTTGCACTGCCTGTCATAAGGAAATGCCTACTAGAATTGAGCTGGATGAGCACCGTTTGACTCCAGAACATCTTAGGATGATACAGGACAAGCAAGATGTCAGTGGAAAGCTGAAACCTGAAG TAATGATGATTTCGAACCTGCAAGCAGAGCAACAATACCTCCGTGACGATAGAGATCGCCAGCGCAATCGGAAGCATATGGGAGACAAGGGAAAAAATAAGGCAGAAAAAGAAGTAGAAG GACAGGAAAAAGAAAAGGAAGATGGTGATAAAGAAAAGGTAGATGGTGATAAAGAAAAGGTAGATGGTGATGAAGAAAAGGCAGATGAAGAAGTGAAAGTGAAAGAAAGCATCGATAAGGAGGACACAATTCTAGACTACACTGAGGGTGAAGATCTTACTAACATAACTGATGACAAATACCCTGTTTATAG CACTGAACGCGGCGTGGGCCGTTCATTCCTTTCTGAATTCAAATGCTTCCAATGCCAACTCTGCAAGAAGCTCCTTGACTCGGAGGAAACTGCCGAAGTACATCTTCGTACTTGGAGGCACCACCAGCTTTTCGTGAGGTTACTAAATGAGAAAAGTGGTAAAGAC cAGACTATAGAAACCCGCGAACCATTTAAGCGTCCTCACAACATAGAGGAGTCCGGCAACTGGAAGCGTCGTAAGACCTCTCCAGAGCCAAACGATTCCGAGGAAGCGGCTGAGAATGGTCATAACGCTGCTAGTGTTAAAG AGGAGAAAGCCGATGACGTCGACATGGAGGGAGAGGCTATTGGCGAGTCGGAATCACCAAAAGCCGACGATCTCGAAGACTGGGTCCAGAGTGTTGACGAGCTACTTGAGGAAGTCGACAATG ATAATGATGCCTCAGCCGAGATAAATGAAAAGGACGTAGAAAAGGAAGATGCTGATAAACAGCCagaatctaaaataaaagttgaaGACAATACAATAACAGATGAAGAAATCGAAATAAAAAGCGAAGTAATGTCAGAAGAAGAAAATCCTCCATCAAAGCGTGTCACTAGAGGGCGTGGACGTGGACGACGCAGGAATTAA
- the LOC125063139 gene encoding zinc finger protein on ecdysone puffs isoform X2, with protein sequence MANRRPPPSGRRMDFMRNDRGKNFRPGVSPWQGGAPGNDIPNLLPITGGSTEATLALASNIINLLQPRQNSVPSLLDMPIRRDFGPPMGRFDRGYPPNRMGNQGNFRRTGNYNRSGERMNSNRKPFRPNDGQRQQNKSSPKKDADSKNKPKESEQEKEKSDGTEKVEDKQEEKKDSQKTRYDDINQQLLRCHICNKSMWDGRSFENHLSGRAHSIMMQKTVESYALTADTMRQEFKIRDMKRNRKSGQQPNRDFYCAMCDMYAADGSGHRTTVGHRKLKKYLHPTCTACHKEMPTRIELDEHRLTPEHLRMIQDKQDVSGKLKPEGNKKKFHPAPWLTDDIKLLLEKKKILKANYQANKSEVLGEEYRQIRNRCNILCRDAQRRFEAGDSVMMISNLQAEQQYLRDDRDRQRNRKHMGDKGKNKAEKEVEEGQEKEKEDGDKEKVDGDKEKVDGDEEKADEEVKVKESIDKEDTILDYTEGEDLTNITDDKYPVYSTERGVGRSFLSEFKCFQCQLCKKLLDSEETAEVHLRTWRHHQLFVRLLNEKSGKDTIETREPFKRPHNIEESGNWKRRKTSPEPNDSEEAAENGHNAASVKEEKADDVDMEGEAIGESESPKADDLEDWVQSVDELLEEVDNDNDASAEINEKDVEKEDADKQPESKIKVEDNTITDEEIEIKSEVMSEEENPPSKRVTRGRGRGRRRN encoded by the exons ATGGCCAACCGAAGACCTCCTCCCAGTGGACGACGTATGGACTTCATGCGAAACGATCGAGGAAAGAACTTTCGCCCGGGCGTGTCACCATGGCAGGGGGGAGCACCAGGCAACGATATTCCCAATTTGTTACCTATAACTGGTGGCTCAACTGAAGCTACTCTTGCCTTGGCGAGCAACATCATCAACCTTCTTCAGCCCCGTCAAAACTCAGTCCCGTCTTTACTTGACATGCCTATTCGTCGTGACTTTGGTCCACCTATGGGACGGTTTGATCGTGGATACCCACCTAATCGG ATGGGCAATCAAGGTAATTTCCGGCGAACGGGAAATTACAACCGCTCTGGTGAGCGTATGAACAGCAATCGTAAGCCATTCAGGCCCAATGATGGGCAAAGGCAACAAAACAAGAGTTCCCCGAAAAAGGATGCCGACTCTAAAAATAAACCCAAGGAGAG TGAACAAGAAAAGGAGAAGTCTGATGGTACTGAAAAAGTGGAAGACAAGCAAGAAGAGAAGAAAGACAGTCAAAAGACCAGATATGATGATATTAATCAGCAACTATTGAGGTGCCATATCTGTAACAAGAGTATGTGGGATGGAAGATCTTTTGAAAATCACCTAAGTGGGCGGGCTCACTCCATCATGATGCAAAAGACAGTTGAGAGCTATGCCTTGACTGCAGATACTATGAGACAGGAGTTTAAG ATTCGCGACATGAAACGCAACCGTAAATCGGGGCAGCAACCGAACCGCGACTTCTACTGTGCTATGTGTGATATGTATGCAGCAGATGGATCTGGTCATCGCACCACTGTCGGCCACCGCAAGCTGAAGAAATATCTACACCCCACTTGCACTGCCTGTCATAAGGAAATGCCTACTAGAATTGAGCTGGATGAGCACCGTTTGACTCCAGAACATCTTAGGATGATACAGGACAAGCAAGATGTCAGTGGAAAGCTGAAACCTGAAG GTAACAAAAAGAAATTCCATCCAGCTCCATGGCTTACGGACgatattaagttattattagagaagaaaaagattttaaaagcCAATTACCAGGCAAACAAATCTGAAGTGCTCGGGGAAGAATACAGACAGATTCGCAATCGATGCAATATTCTATGTAGAGACGCGCAACGCCGCTTTGAGGCTGGCGATTCAG TAATGATGATTTCGAACCTGCAAGCAGAGCAACAATACCTCCGTGACGATAGAGATCGCCAGCGCAATCGGAAGCATATGGGAGACAAGGGAAAAAATAAGGCAGAAAAAGAAGTAGAAGAAGGACAG GAAAAAGAAAAGGAAGATGGTGATAAAGAAAAGGTAGATGGTGATAAAGAAAAGGTAGATGGTGATGAAGAAAAGGCAGATGAAGAAGTGAAAGTGAAAGAAAGCATCGATAAGGAGGACACAATTCTAGACTACACTGAGGGTGAAGATCTTACTAACATAACTGATGACAAATACCCTGTTTATAG CACTGAACGCGGCGTGGGCCGTTCATTCCTTTCTGAATTCAAATGCTTCCAATGCCAACTCTGCAAGAAGCTCCTTGACTCGGAGGAAACTGCCGAAGTACATCTTCGTACTTGGAGGCACCACCAGCTTTTCGTGAGGTTACTAAATGAGAAAAGTGGTAAAGAC ACTATAGAAACCCGCGAACCATTTAAGCGTCCTCACAACATAGAGGAGTCCGGCAACTGGAAGCGTCGTAAGACCTCTCCAGAGCCAAACGATTCCGAGGAAGCGGCTGAGAATGGTCATAACGCTGCTAGTGTTAAAG AGGAGAAAGCCGATGACGTCGACATGGAGGGAGAGGCTATTGGCGAGTCGGAATCACCAAAAGCCGACGATCTCGAAGACTGGGTCCAGAGTGTTGACGAGCTACTTGAGGAAGTCGACAATG ATAATGATGCCTCAGCCGAGATAAATGAAAAGGACGTAGAAAAGGAAGATGCTGATAAACAGCCagaatctaaaataaaagttgaaGACAATACAATAACAGATGAAGAAATCGAAATAAAAAGCGAAGTAATGTCAGAAGAAGAAAATCCTCCATCAAAGCGTGTCACTAGAGGGCGTGGACGTGGACGACGCAGGAATTAA
- the LOC125063139 gene encoding zinc finger protein on ecdysone puffs isoform X1 encodes MANRRPPPSGRRMDFMRNDRGKNFRPGVSPWQGGAPGNDIPNLLPITGGSTEATLALASNIINLLQPRQNSVPSLLDMPIRRDFGPPMGRFDRGYPPNRMGNQGNFRRTGNYNRSGERMNSNRKPFRPNDGQRQQNKSSPKKDADSKNKPKESEQEKEKSDGTEKVEDKQEEKKDSQKTRYDDINQQLLRCHICNKSMWDGRSFENHLSGRAHSIMMQKTVESYALTADTMRQEFKIRDMKRNRKSGQQPNRDFYCAMCDMYAADGSGHRTTVGHRKLKKYLHPTCTACHKEMPTRIELDEHRLTPEHLRMIQDKQDVSGKLKPEGNKKKFHPAPWLTDDIKLLLEKKKILKANYQANKSEVLGEEYRQIRNRCNILCRDAQRRFEAGDSVMMISNLQAEQQYLRDDRDRQRNRKHMGDKGKNKAEKEVEEGQEKEKEDGDKEKVDGDKEKVDGDEEKADEEVKVKESIDKEDTILDYTEGEDLTNITDDKYPVYSTERGVGRSFLSEFKCFQCQLCKKLLDSEETAEVHLRTWRHHQLFVRLLNEKSGKDQTIETREPFKRPHNIEESGNWKRRKTSPEPNDSEEAAENGHNAASVKEEKADDVDMEGEAIGESESPKADDLEDWVQSVDELLEEVDNDNDASAEINEKDVEKEDADKQPESKIKVEDNTITDEEIEIKSEVMSEEENPPSKRVTRGRGRGRRRN; translated from the exons ATGGCCAACCGAAGACCTCCTCCCAGTGGACGACGTATGGACTTCATGCGAAACGATCGAGGAAAGAACTTTCGCCCGGGCGTGTCACCATGGCAGGGGGGAGCACCAGGCAACGATATTCCCAATTTGTTACCTATAACTGGTGGCTCAACTGAAGCTACTCTTGCCTTGGCGAGCAACATCATCAACCTTCTTCAGCCCCGTCAAAACTCAGTCCCGTCTTTACTTGACATGCCTATTCGTCGTGACTTTGGTCCACCTATGGGACGGTTTGATCGTGGATACCCACCTAATCGG ATGGGCAATCAAGGTAATTTCCGGCGAACGGGAAATTACAACCGCTCTGGTGAGCGTATGAACAGCAATCGTAAGCCATTCAGGCCCAATGATGGGCAAAGGCAACAAAACAAGAGTTCCCCGAAAAAGGATGCCGACTCTAAAAATAAACCCAAGGAGAG TGAACAAGAAAAGGAGAAGTCTGATGGTACTGAAAAAGTGGAAGACAAGCAAGAAGAGAAGAAAGACAGTCAAAAGACCAGATATGATGATATTAATCAGCAACTATTGAGGTGCCATATCTGTAACAAGAGTATGTGGGATGGAAGATCTTTTGAAAATCACCTAAGTGGGCGGGCTCACTCCATCATGATGCAAAAGACAGTTGAGAGCTATGCCTTGACTGCAGATACTATGAGACAGGAGTTTAAG ATTCGCGACATGAAACGCAACCGTAAATCGGGGCAGCAACCGAACCGCGACTTCTACTGTGCTATGTGTGATATGTATGCAGCAGATGGATCTGGTCATCGCACCACTGTCGGCCACCGCAAGCTGAAGAAATATCTACACCCCACTTGCACTGCCTGTCATAAGGAAATGCCTACTAGAATTGAGCTGGATGAGCACCGTTTGACTCCAGAACATCTTAGGATGATACAGGACAAGCAAGATGTCAGTGGAAAGCTGAAACCTGAAG GTAACAAAAAGAAATTCCATCCAGCTCCATGGCTTACGGACgatattaagttattattagagaagaaaaagattttaaaagcCAATTACCAGGCAAACAAATCTGAAGTGCTCGGGGAAGAATACAGACAGATTCGCAATCGATGCAATATTCTATGTAGAGACGCGCAACGCCGCTTTGAGGCTGGCGATTCAG TAATGATGATTTCGAACCTGCAAGCAGAGCAACAATACCTCCGTGACGATAGAGATCGCCAGCGCAATCGGAAGCATATGGGAGACAAGGGAAAAAATAAGGCAGAAAAAGAAGTAGAAGAAGGACAG GAAAAAGAAAAGGAAGATGGTGATAAAGAAAAGGTAGATGGTGATAAAGAAAAGGTAGATGGTGATGAAGAAAAGGCAGATGAAGAAGTGAAAGTGAAAGAAAGCATCGATAAGGAGGACACAATTCTAGACTACACTGAGGGTGAAGATCTTACTAACATAACTGATGACAAATACCCTGTTTATAG CACTGAACGCGGCGTGGGCCGTTCATTCCTTTCTGAATTCAAATGCTTCCAATGCCAACTCTGCAAGAAGCTCCTTGACTCGGAGGAAACTGCCGAAGTACATCTTCGTACTTGGAGGCACCACCAGCTTTTCGTGAGGTTACTAAATGAGAAAAGTGGTAAAGAC cAGACTATAGAAACCCGCGAACCATTTAAGCGTCCTCACAACATAGAGGAGTCCGGCAACTGGAAGCGTCGTAAGACCTCTCCAGAGCCAAACGATTCCGAGGAAGCGGCTGAGAATGGTCATAACGCTGCTAGTGTTAAAG AGGAGAAAGCCGATGACGTCGACATGGAGGGAGAGGCTATTGGCGAGTCGGAATCACCAAAAGCCGACGATCTCGAAGACTGGGTCCAGAGTGTTGACGAGCTACTTGAGGAAGTCGACAATG ATAATGATGCCTCAGCCGAGATAAATGAAAAGGACGTAGAAAAGGAAGATGCTGATAAACAGCCagaatctaaaataaaagttgaaGACAATACAATAACAGATGAAGAAATCGAAATAAAAAGCGAAGTAATGTCAGAAGAAGAAAATCCTCCATCAAAGCGTGTCACTAGAGGGCGTGGACGTGGACGACGCAGGAATTAA
- the LOC125063139 gene encoding zinc finger protein on ecdysone puffs isoform X3, which translates to MANRRPPPSGRRMDFMRNDRGKNFRPGVSPWQGGAPGNDIPNLLPITGGSTEATLALASNIINLLQPRQNSVPSLLDMPIRRDFGPPMGRFDRGYPPNRMGNQGNFRRTGNYNRSGERMNSNRKPFRPNDGQRQQNKSSPKKDADSKNKPKESEQEKEKSDGTEKVEDKQEEKKDSQKTRYDDINQQLLRCHICNKSMWDGRSFENHLSGRAHSIMMQKTVESYALTADTMRQEFKIRDMKRNRKSGQQPNRDFYCAMCDMYAADGSGHRTTVGHRKLKKYLHPTCTACHKEMPTRIELDEHRLTPEHLRMIQDKQDVSGKLKPEGNKKKFHPAPWLTDDIKLLLEKKKILKANYQANKSEVLGEEYRQIRNRCNILCRDAQRRFEAGDSVMMISNLQAEQQYLRDDRDRQRNRKHMGDKGKNKAEKEVEGQEKEKEDGDKEKVDGDKEKVDGDEEKADEEVKVKESIDKEDTILDYTEGEDLTNITDDKYPVYSTERGVGRSFLSEFKCFQCQLCKKLLDSEETAEVHLRTWRHHQLFVRLLNEKSGKDQTIETREPFKRPHNIEESGNWKRRKTSPEPNDSEEAAENGHNAASVKEEKADDVDMEGEAIGESESPKADDLEDWVQSVDELLEEVDNDNDASAEINEKDVEKEDADKQPESKIKVEDNTITDEEIEIKSEVMSEEENPPSKRVTRGRGRGRRRN; encoded by the exons ATGGCCAACCGAAGACCTCCTCCCAGTGGACGACGTATGGACTTCATGCGAAACGATCGAGGAAAGAACTTTCGCCCGGGCGTGTCACCATGGCAGGGGGGAGCACCAGGCAACGATATTCCCAATTTGTTACCTATAACTGGTGGCTCAACTGAAGCTACTCTTGCCTTGGCGAGCAACATCATCAACCTTCTTCAGCCCCGTCAAAACTCAGTCCCGTCTTTACTTGACATGCCTATTCGTCGTGACTTTGGTCCACCTATGGGACGGTTTGATCGTGGATACCCACCTAATCGG ATGGGCAATCAAGGTAATTTCCGGCGAACGGGAAATTACAACCGCTCTGGTGAGCGTATGAACAGCAATCGTAAGCCATTCAGGCCCAATGATGGGCAAAGGCAACAAAACAAGAGTTCCCCGAAAAAGGATGCCGACTCTAAAAATAAACCCAAGGAGAG TGAACAAGAAAAGGAGAAGTCTGATGGTACTGAAAAAGTGGAAGACAAGCAAGAAGAGAAGAAAGACAGTCAAAAGACCAGATATGATGATATTAATCAGCAACTATTGAGGTGCCATATCTGTAACAAGAGTATGTGGGATGGAAGATCTTTTGAAAATCACCTAAGTGGGCGGGCTCACTCCATCATGATGCAAAAGACAGTTGAGAGCTATGCCTTGACTGCAGATACTATGAGACAGGAGTTTAAG ATTCGCGACATGAAACGCAACCGTAAATCGGGGCAGCAACCGAACCGCGACTTCTACTGTGCTATGTGTGATATGTATGCAGCAGATGGATCTGGTCATCGCACCACTGTCGGCCACCGCAAGCTGAAGAAATATCTACACCCCACTTGCACTGCCTGTCATAAGGAAATGCCTACTAGAATTGAGCTGGATGAGCACCGTTTGACTCCAGAACATCTTAGGATGATACAGGACAAGCAAGATGTCAGTGGAAAGCTGAAACCTGAAG GTAACAAAAAGAAATTCCATCCAGCTCCATGGCTTACGGACgatattaagttattattagagaagaaaaagattttaaaagcCAATTACCAGGCAAACAAATCTGAAGTGCTCGGGGAAGAATACAGACAGATTCGCAATCGATGCAATATTCTATGTAGAGACGCGCAACGCCGCTTTGAGGCTGGCGATTCAG TAATGATGATTTCGAACCTGCAAGCAGAGCAACAATACCTCCGTGACGATAGAGATCGCCAGCGCAATCGGAAGCATATGGGAGACAAGGGAAAAAATAAGGCAGAAAAAGAAGTAGAAG GACAGGAAAAAGAAAAGGAAGATGGTGATAAAGAAAAGGTAGATGGTGATAAAGAAAAGGTAGATGGTGATGAAGAAAAGGCAGATGAAGAAGTGAAAGTGAAAGAAAGCATCGATAAGGAGGACACAATTCTAGACTACACTGAGGGTGAAGATCTTACTAACATAACTGATGACAAATACCCTGTTTATAG CACTGAACGCGGCGTGGGCCGTTCATTCCTTTCTGAATTCAAATGCTTCCAATGCCAACTCTGCAAGAAGCTCCTTGACTCGGAGGAAACTGCCGAAGTACATCTTCGTACTTGGAGGCACCACCAGCTTTTCGTGAGGTTACTAAATGAGAAAAGTGGTAAAGAC cAGACTATAGAAACCCGCGAACCATTTAAGCGTCCTCACAACATAGAGGAGTCCGGCAACTGGAAGCGTCGTAAGACCTCTCCAGAGCCAAACGATTCCGAGGAAGCGGCTGAGAATGGTCATAACGCTGCTAGTGTTAAAG AGGAGAAAGCCGATGACGTCGACATGGAGGGAGAGGCTATTGGCGAGTCGGAATCACCAAAAGCCGACGATCTCGAAGACTGGGTCCAGAGTGTTGACGAGCTACTTGAGGAAGTCGACAATG ATAATGATGCCTCAGCCGAGATAAATGAAAAGGACGTAGAAAAGGAAGATGCTGATAAACAGCCagaatctaaaataaaagttgaaGACAATACAATAACAGATGAAGAAATCGAAATAAAAAGCGAAGTAATGTCAGAAGAAGAAAATCCTCCATCAAAGCGTGTCACTAGAGGGCGTGGACGTGGACGACGCAGGAATTAA
- the LOC125063139 gene encoding zinc finger protein on ecdysone puffs isoform X4 has protein sequence MANRRPPPSGRRMDFMRNDRGKNFRPGVSPWQGGAPGNDIPNLLPITGGSTEATLALASNIINLLQPRQNSVPSLLDMPIRRDFGPPMGRFDRGYPPNRMGNQGNFRRTGNYNRSGERMNSNRKPFRPNDGQRQQNKSSPKKDADSKNKPKESEQEKEKSDGTEKVEDKQEEKKDSQKTRYDDINQQLLRCHICNKSMWDGRSFENHLSGRAHSIMMQKTVESYALTADTMRQEFKIRDMKRNRKSGQQPNRDFYCAMCDMYAADGSGHRTTVGHRKLKKYLHPTCTACHKEMPTRIELDEHRLTPEHLRMIQDKQDVSGKLKPEVMMISNLQAEQQYLRDDRDRQRNRKHMGDKGKNKAEKEVEEGQEKEKEDGDKEKVDGDKEKVDGDEEKADEEVKVKESIDKEDTILDYTEGEDLTNITDDKYPVYSTERGVGRSFLSEFKCFQCQLCKKLLDSEETAEVHLRTWRHHQLFVRLLNEKSGKDQTIETREPFKRPHNIEESGNWKRRKTSPEPNDSEEAAENGHNAASVKEEKADDVDMEGEAIGESESPKADDLEDWVQSVDELLEEVDNDNDASAEINEKDVEKEDADKQPESKIKVEDNTITDEEIEIKSEVMSEEENPPSKRVTRGRGRGRRRN, from the exons ATGGCCAACCGAAGACCTCCTCCCAGTGGACGACGTATGGACTTCATGCGAAACGATCGAGGAAAGAACTTTCGCCCGGGCGTGTCACCATGGCAGGGGGGAGCACCAGGCAACGATATTCCCAATTTGTTACCTATAACTGGTGGCTCAACTGAAGCTACTCTTGCCTTGGCGAGCAACATCATCAACCTTCTTCAGCCCCGTCAAAACTCAGTCCCGTCTTTACTTGACATGCCTATTCGTCGTGACTTTGGTCCACCTATGGGACGGTTTGATCGTGGATACCCACCTAATCGG ATGGGCAATCAAGGTAATTTCCGGCGAACGGGAAATTACAACCGCTCTGGTGAGCGTATGAACAGCAATCGTAAGCCATTCAGGCCCAATGATGGGCAAAGGCAACAAAACAAGAGTTCCCCGAAAAAGGATGCCGACTCTAAAAATAAACCCAAGGAGAG TGAACAAGAAAAGGAGAAGTCTGATGGTACTGAAAAAGTGGAAGACAAGCAAGAAGAGAAGAAAGACAGTCAAAAGACCAGATATGATGATATTAATCAGCAACTATTGAGGTGCCATATCTGTAACAAGAGTATGTGGGATGGAAGATCTTTTGAAAATCACCTAAGTGGGCGGGCTCACTCCATCATGATGCAAAAGACAGTTGAGAGCTATGCCTTGACTGCAGATACTATGAGACAGGAGTTTAAG ATTCGCGACATGAAACGCAACCGTAAATCGGGGCAGCAACCGAACCGCGACTTCTACTGTGCTATGTGTGATATGTATGCAGCAGATGGATCTGGTCATCGCACCACTGTCGGCCACCGCAAGCTGAAGAAATATCTACACCCCACTTGCACTGCCTGTCATAAGGAAATGCCTACTAGAATTGAGCTGGATGAGCACCGTTTGACTCCAGAACATCTTAGGATGATACAGGACAAGCAAGATGTCAGTGGAAAGCTGAAACCTGAAG TAATGATGATTTCGAACCTGCAAGCAGAGCAACAATACCTCCGTGACGATAGAGATCGCCAGCGCAATCGGAAGCATATGGGAGACAAGGGAAAAAATAAGGCAGAAAAAGAAGTAGAAGAAGGACAG GAAAAAGAAAAGGAAGATGGTGATAAAGAAAAGGTAGATGGTGATAAAGAAAAGGTAGATGGTGATGAAGAAAAGGCAGATGAAGAAGTGAAAGTGAAAGAAAGCATCGATAAGGAGGACACAATTCTAGACTACACTGAGGGTGAAGATCTTACTAACATAACTGATGACAAATACCCTGTTTATAG CACTGAACGCGGCGTGGGCCGTTCATTCCTTTCTGAATTCAAATGCTTCCAATGCCAACTCTGCAAGAAGCTCCTTGACTCGGAGGAAACTGCCGAAGTACATCTTCGTACTTGGAGGCACCACCAGCTTTTCGTGAGGTTACTAAATGAGAAAAGTGGTAAAGAC cAGACTATAGAAACCCGCGAACCATTTAAGCGTCCTCACAACATAGAGGAGTCCGGCAACTGGAAGCGTCGTAAGACCTCTCCAGAGCCAAACGATTCCGAGGAAGCGGCTGAGAATGGTCATAACGCTGCTAGTGTTAAAG AGGAGAAAGCCGATGACGTCGACATGGAGGGAGAGGCTATTGGCGAGTCGGAATCACCAAAAGCCGACGATCTCGAAGACTGGGTCCAGAGTGTTGACGAGCTACTTGAGGAAGTCGACAATG ATAATGATGCCTCAGCCGAGATAAATGAAAAGGACGTAGAAAAGGAAGATGCTGATAAACAGCCagaatctaaaataaaagttgaaGACAATACAATAACAGATGAAGAAATCGAAATAAAAAGCGAAGTAATGTCAGAAGAAGAAAATCCTCCATCAAAGCGTGTCACTAGAGGGCGTGGACGTGGACGACGCAGGAATTAA